The segment GGCGCACAATCTGACACCGATCGTCGTGGTGAACAAGATTGACCGTCCGGCTGCCCGTCCGGCTGAGGTTATTGACGAGGTTCTGGATCTGTTCATCGAGCTTGGCGCGAATGACGATCAGCTGGAGTTCCCGGTCGTTTACGCTTCGGCGCTGAACGGAACCTCCAGCCTGGATGCAGCGCAGCAGGATGATAACATGCTTGCACTGTACGAAACGATTGTAGACCATATTCCGTCCCCGACGGAAAGCGTAGAAGAGCCGCTGCAGTTCCTGGTAACCCTGATGGACTATAACGAATACCTGGGACGGATTGCCGTAGGTCGCGTGAACCGCGGTGTAATCAAGCAGGGACAATCCGTAACGGTCATTATGCGTGACGGCTCCAGCAAGACGGCAAGAATCGAGAAGCTGTTCGGCTTCCAGGGCCTGAAGCGGGTGGAGGTTGCAGAAGCCGGCGCAGGCGATATTGTTGCCATCGCCGGCATTAAGGATATTAATATCGGAGAGACGATTGCAGATCCACAGCACCCGGAAGCGCTGCCGGTCTTGAAGATTGACGAGCCGACTTTGCAAATGACGTTCCTCGTGAACAACAGCCCGTTTGCAGGCCGTGAAGGCAAGTGGGTAACCTCCCGTAAGCTGCGTGACCGTCTCTTTAAAGAGCTGGAAACCGATGTCAGCTTGAGGGTCGAGGAGACCGACAGCCCGGACGCGTATGTCGTATCCGGACGCGGTGAGCTTCATCTGGGCATTCTGATTGAGAACATGCGCCGTGAAGGCTACGAGCTGCAGGTATCCAAGCCAGAGGTCATTGTGAAAGAGATCGACGGCGCGAAGATGGAGCCGATTGAACGCCTGATTATTGATGTACCTGAGGACAGCATGGGTGCTGTCATGGAAAGCCTGGGAACTCGCAAAGCCGAAATGGTGAACATGATCAACAGCGGCAGCGGCCAGGTTCGCCTGGAATTCCTGATCCCGGCCCGTGGCCTGATCGGCTACCGGACGCATTTCCTGACTCTGACCCGTGGCTATGGCGTGATGAACCATGCTTTCGACAGCTATGGACCGCTGCATGGCGGCCAAGTGGGCGGACGTCATCAGGGCGTGCTGATCTCTACAGAGAATGGCAACACGACATTCTACGGCATGATTGGTGTTGAAGACCGCGGAACTCTGTTCCTGGAGCCGGGCACCGAGGTGTATGAGGGCATGATCGTTGGTGAGCATACTCGTGACAACGACATTGTCGTCAACATCTGTAAAGAGAAGCAGCTGACGAATGTACGCTCGGCGACGAAGGATGACACGGTGAAGATGAAGACGCCGCGGATCTTCTCGCTGGAGCAGGCGCTGGAATACCTGAATGATGACGAGTATTGCGAAATTACGCCAAAGTCTGTCCGTCTCCGCAAGAAAATTCTGAACAAGAGTGAGCGGGAACGTGCTGAGAAGCACCGCAAAATGGCTCAAGCCAACCTGTAGCACCACGTGCCTGCTCTCTGCGGCTTGGCCGCTTCAGGTCTCTGGATAAAGGAGTGAATGATCACCGTGCAGGTCTGGTTTGCAGAGCATCCGCTGATTTCCTATATCATTATTTTTGCGCTTGTCGCTTATGTGTATAATAAAGTGTTTCGCGTCAAGCAGAAGATGCCTCTTCTGAAAGAGGTGCTGCTGTATCTGCTGATGGCATTAGGCTGCGGCATGCTGTTGATTTTTCAAATTGACAAGCTGCCGATTATTCAGTGCCTGCTCGTTGCCGTCGGCTTGATGCTCATGGTACGCATCCGTTATTTCGTAGAGGATCGTCAGAGAAAGAAGAACGAAGGTCAGCCCAAAACTCCATAGTTCCACGACCGTTTGCCGGCATATGCCGGCAACTTTTTTACCTGTGAGGCGTTTATAACTAAGAAGGTGAATGGTTATACGCCTCAATGATCTTAATGGAAAGAAAAGGTGTTTAGTTATGAGTACAGGTCAACCCAATCTTCCACCAAGAGCCCGTTCCAATGCAGCGGGGCAGAAGAAGAAAGCATCGTCCAGGAAAAAGCGCAGTCCCATTGCGACGTTGGCCAGATGGTTCTTGATCGTATGCATTCTGGTCATTCTCGGCGGAGCAGCCTATGTAGGGTCGCTGTACCTGAAGGCAGAGGACACGATCCTGAGTACAGGCAATAATAATCCGGTCCCACCGGAGAAGTCGGCGAGTGTCAAGCCGCTGACGATGCTCATTCTGGGAACAGATTACAGGCCGGAGCATCAAACCTACTTGACCGACGTTGTCATGGTCGCTGCGATGAATCCTGAGACGAACACGGCCACCCTTGTATCACTGCCGCGGGACACTTCACTCCAGCTGAAAGGCTACCGCTCGGACCGGAAGCTGAACTCATTTTATACAACCTTTAGAAATTTGGAGAAGCAGGGAGAGGCTCCGGCGGAAGAAAGAATGAAGGACATGCTGGGTCAATATTTTGATATTCCGATTGACTATGTAACCGTGCTGGATTTCCAGGGCTTCCGGGATGTTGTGGACGCTCTTGGAGGCGTGGATGTTAACGTGCAGTACAATATGTGTCACAAAGACTCCCAGGATGGCACCCATATCAATCTGAAAGCCGGCCCGCAAAGCCTGGATGGCAAGGAAGCGCTGGATTATGTCCGCTACCGCAAGTCGATGAACTGTGAGGTCAAGACTAAGGAATCCAATGACTTTGACCGGAATGCCCGTCAGAGCGAGGTGCTGCATTCCCTGATTGACCAGATGAAATCGTTCGGGGGTGCGGTCAAGGCGTATAAGGTGCTGGATGCTGTAGGTGGTAATATGACGACGGATCTGGAGAACGACCAGATGAAAAACATCATGAAGACCTACTATGATATCAATAAGAAGGATGTCCGGTTTGTGCCGATTACGGGACAGTGGCGCAGTCCGTTCGTGTACATTAACGGGGATGAGCTGCAGGCTGCCAAGCAGGCTCTGCAGGACGAGCTGGCCGGCAAGCACAGCAAGGCATCGGAGGAAGCTGCAGAGAATTCCGCTTCCGGATCTTAAGATTTGCAGTCAAGTTTTCAGAGGTTGTATAATACAATAAAGCATATCCACATCCAAACTACAGGAGGCGTACGCGGATGTCCCACACTGTGATGTCTAAAGCAGTTATTGAGATGGTCCGGCAGTCGGCCTGTGAAGAGCCTGTCTTTTCACCGGTGTGCGGCTGTGTACTTCAGCAGGCTCTGCTGAAGCCGTGCGCTATGTTGTTTTGCTATGAGCTTGAAGTCTGATGATCTATGATCATCAGACTTTTTTTGTTGGATTGGGAGATTCATAGTCATGGAGAGGAGGTGATTGCTTTTTAGATTCAGCAGCTTTAATTCAGCTTAATTCAGCCGCATTCAAAAGGGTTCCTATCTTGTTATGAAGAAGCTGTGGAGGGGATATCGATGAAGAAAATATTTGTACTGGATACTAATGTTCTACTGCACGATCCCAAAGCGATCTTCGCTTTTGAAGAGCATGAGGTCATTATCCCGGCCGTTGTTCTGGAGGAGATCGATTCCAAAAAGCGAAATGCGGATGAGCTCGGCCGTAACGCACGCTCTGTATCCCGCCTTCTCGATAGTCTTAGGCAGCAGGGACAGCTTCACGACGGCGTACCGCTTCAACATGGAGGAAGTTTGAAGGTAGAGCTGAATCATCGCAGCTTTGTTAAGGTTCAGGAGATGTTCAGCGAGGCTACGAATGATAACCGCATTCTGGCCGTTGCCTTGAATTATAAATTGGAAGAGGATGAGAAGGCCGCGCCACGCTCGGTGGTGCTGGTTAGTAAAGATGTGCTGGTCCGCATCAAAGCCGATGTCCTGGGCCTGACCGCAGAGGATTATTTATCTGACCGGACCGCAGATCCCAGCGAGCTGTACGGTGGGCATTGCACATTAAAGGTGCATCCATCTGTGATTGATGAGTTCTACAGCTACCGTTACCTGCCGATTTCCCAGCTGGGACTGAGCTACAGCTTAAATCCGCATGAATTTGTCATTCTAAAGGATGAGATGGGAAGCGGCAAGTCAGCCCTGCTGAAGGTAGATGCGGAAGCAGCCCGCCTGGAGCCGCTCTACTTGAGCAATGACCCAGTATGGGGCATATCTGCACGAAATGTTCAGCAGCGGATGGCGCTGGAGCTCCTGCTTCATGATGACATCCCGCTCGTGACCATTACCGGCAAAGCCGGCACCGGCAAGACGCTGCTCGCGCTGGCTGCTGGGCTGTGCAAGGTGGAGGATGACCATAAGTATAAGAAGCTGCTTATCGCCCGTCCCGTCGTTCCGATGGGAAAGGACATTGGCTATTTACCCGGGGAGAAGGATGAGAAGCTTCGGCCCTGGATGCAGCCAATCTATGATAACCTGGAGTTTCTGTTCGATACCAAAAAGTCTGGGGACATCGATAAGATCTTAATGGGGCTGGGCAGTATCCAGGTAGAGGCCCTGACCTATATCCGGGGACGCTCGATCCCGTCCCAGTTCATTATTATCGACGAAGCCCAGAATTTGACCCGTCATGAGGTGAAGACGATTATTTCACGGGCGGGTGAAGGCAGCAAGGTCATTCTGATGGGTGATCCGGAGCAGATTGACCATCCGTATCTGGATGCCGTCAGCAACGGCCTGAGCTACGTCGTCGATACCTTCAAGAAAGAAGGGCTTAGCGGCCATATTACCCTGACAAAAGGGGAACGGTCCAAGCTGGCTCAGCTTGCTGCAGATTTGCTCTAACTATATTTTCCGGGAAATGATTAAAGAATCTGTCCCCCAAGTAGATTCTTGTTTAACGAGGCAGCTCACTTGAGTGAGATCAGAAGCAAAACATAAAGACATGGTGGAGTCAGGGAGGTGATCCCAGCACCGCCATGTCTTTATTGTGGTCTATTGCCGCCTTCTTCAACAGGTTATGGGGAAGCGAAAGCCATCCGACCTCAAGGCTCACTTTAGACAGGCCTCGAAGCAGAAAACGTCTAAACCCTCGGTTGTTCTCTGCGCACAGCACTCTCAAGCTTATCGCTGGTCAGGGAGGCCCTAGATCTTGAGGGACAGCCTCTTTATTTTCTGGATAAGGTGGCGTGATGAAGTGACAATTAACAGAAAAAGGTAGGACAAGCATGATGCAAGTCTGGTAATATAAGGGCAGAAATCTGAAAAAGGGAGTGATTCAAGCCGTGAGGCGCCGAAAATACGGTTTCTTGTTCGCAGTGCTGCTGTTGTCATTAACCAGCTTATCACCAAGCTTCGATATCACTCCTAGTGGTGTGCGGGAGCTTCCCGGTGAAGCTCTACTCCCGGCGGATCCGTCGCCGGGGCTCGAAAAGCCCGATCCCGGGCCCATTACGGTCGGTGTCAGCATGGGGGAGAAGGAGCTGACCCAGCTGAACCAGTGGAATGAGCAGTTTATGGAGCTGAACTCCATTGAGGTCAACATTGAGAATATGGAAGACTGGGATGAAGGCAGCATGACAGAGCGTCTCCGGCTGGGTGAAGGACCGGATATACTGCTGCTGGACAGTCATTATATTAAGCCGCTGGCCATCAAAGGCCTGCTGTTTCCTCTGGAGGCGGTGCCATCCGGAATCCCGGAATCCGCTCTTCCTGCCGGGCTGCTGCCCTTGCTACAGTGGAACGGCTATCAGTGGGGCATTCCACTGGATGCTGATCCTTACGTTATGGTATATGAAGCAGGGAAGGAGCCGCCGGAGCCTGCAGCGTATCGGGAGCAGCGCAGCCCGCTGTTCTCCATCGACCCAGCGGATCCCTACGCCTTTGCTGCCGCCGTATTTGCGGCCGGAGGCAATCCCGAGCAGCCAGGAGAAGAGGAGACAGCGAAGCTGGATATACCGTCCTTTAGTAAGCTGCTGCTCCAGGAAAGCACGGAAGAGTATCAGAAGCGGATAGCTGAGGGTTCAGCGGAGCTGGCCCCTTTGCGCATCGCCGCCGCCTCTGACGTGAACCAGGATTGGCCAGAAGGCTACGAGGTTATGCTGCTTGCTCCGGACAACTCCGGCTTCGCACCAGTTATCCAGTCGCGAAGCTTTGCATTAACAGGAGGACGGGAGACCTCCAGCACCGCTCTTACGTGGGTTGGGGCAATGACCCAAGCCGCTGCCCGAAGTGATGAATGGCTGAGCGTGACCGGGCGTTATTCCTTATTATCCTCCGGAACTGTGATGGATGACAGCGCGATTACTCCGCTGCCTGCGCCGCTCGCGTTTGAGTCCCTGGACACTTATTTGCAGCAGGGGGCATCCGCACAGCTAACCTTTGGTGAGCCGGAAGGCTTCCCGGTCTATGAATCCAGTATCCAGCAGCTGCTTTCCGAATGAGCTTAGCAAGAAGGAGTGCCCGGCGCTTTTTCGGTAAAGACAGCAGATACAGCAAGAGGATGCACCCCCGGGGCTTTAACCGGTGAGGCATCCTCTTTTTGAATTAGAGATCCAGCAGCAGCTTGACCAGCAGCCGCTGGTCATCGCTGGTCACCTCTGTCGCCTTCAGGAACGAGACCAGCATCTTGGGATAGAAGTTCATATCAAATTCCTTCTGAAGCTCTTGACGGGTCGTATCCGGCAGCTCCAGCTCATTAAATACAAGCTTCTCCACCTCGAACATAATTGCATTCTCCGGTTCGTTGACGATGGAATACTGCCCTTCAATCCGCAGTGACAGACTGCCGCTTTCTCCTGCCGCGATGACCTTTCCGCCATCAAACTGAAACGCAAACGCCTCAAACACCTCGTTCTGAGCGCGCAGGAAGCGGTTCAGCTGCTCCTCGTGCAAATCGATGGTATAAGTGCGGCCATTGGTCTTTAGAATGCTCTCCCCGCTCTGGATGAAATCCGGTAGCTGCTGCATGGCATCCGCAAGGGCCCGGAAATGCCGCTTGACCTCGTACAAGCCGACATTCTCCCAATACATCGTAAACTCCTCCATAAGCCGGGTCATGGCCTCCGGATTGCTGCTTCCTTCAAGGGTGCTGTTCACCTGCTCCTCCAGCAAAACAATGCGCGAGCGCTGCCGGATCAGGCTGTCCTTCACCTCTTCCAGCTGTATGGCGTTAAGACTGGACTCTCTCTGGGCCTGACTCAGCGCCTTGTACTGCCTTTCATAATCCCCCAGCACCTGACGATCATTCTGGATCACCAGCTCATAAAATTCCATAATTCTAAAAAATCCCGAAATGCTGCTGGCCGACAAAAGCAGCGTGTACAGCTTGCTGCGCTCACCCATATAATACTCTCTCAGGATTTGCCCGGCCTGCTCGCGCCTGACGTCGATATCCTGCTCCAGCTGACGGATCTGCTTCTCCAGTGATGTCTGATCCTGCCGCAGCTCCTGCTGCCGGAGCTCGATACGCTGTATTTCTTTATCGATCTCAACGATGGACAGGCTGTCCTGCAGCAGCTGTCGCGCTTCTTCAGAGTCCACGGTCATCGGAAGGGGGGATGCTGCGATGGGAGAAGAGCCAGCCGGGGAGAATATCAAGGCCAGGCAGCAGCATATTAGGAAGCAAGGCTTCAAGAAACGTATGTACACCTCAATTACCCCCTTGAGAGAATAAACGCCATTTCGGAAGTTCTCCACTATTTAACCAGCATATGATGATCTCGACGCAAATAGAAATGCTTGTACAGCGGCTTCTTCATCCACGATTAGCCTAAGTCGATGACAAAGTAAAAAAAGCGACCGGCAATGCCTGATCGCTTTCTTACTTTGTTTACGCCGGGATCTTAAAGCGGCATACCCATATGGAAGATCGTCCAATAGCTGAAACCCGTGAAGGTTACGAGCATATAAGCCCAGAAGAGCGTAATATACGTTCTCTCCGTGAATTTAAGATATCCCAGAATTACAAAGAAGGCCGTCTGCAGGAAGAAGAGCAGAGCCATTTCAACCAATTCGCCGGCAAATGCCATTAAACCGATTGTTAACGTAAAAAAGCCGAGCACTCGGAACATGCGTGCCACGATTCATATCCTCCTCTCATATGTAAGGACCCTTATTGCTATGTACATTATACCGCCATGGCAAAAACGTGTAAACGCCTAAGTGCAGCGGCTTGTTCATTTTTTTAAAAAAGCCTGCTGGCGTATGTTCTGTCCCCAAAGTGGAAATACAA is part of the Paenibacillus algicola genome and harbors:
- the typA gene encoding translational GTPase TypA — encoded protein: MQSRDQIRNIAIIAHVDHGKTTLVDQLLQQSGIFQQHETLQERAMDSNDLERERGITILAKNTAITYKDFLINIVDTPGHADFGGEVERIMKMVDGVLLVVDAYEGCMPQTKFVLGKALAHNLTPIVVVNKIDRPAARPAEVIDEVLDLFIELGANDDQLEFPVVYASALNGTSSLDAAQQDDNMLALYETIVDHIPSPTESVEEPLQFLVTLMDYNEYLGRIAVGRVNRGVIKQGQSVTVIMRDGSSKTARIEKLFGFQGLKRVEVAEAGAGDIVAIAGIKDINIGETIADPQHPEALPVLKIDEPTLQMTFLVNNSPFAGREGKWVTSRKLRDRLFKELETDVSLRVEETDSPDAYVVSGRGELHLGILIENMRREGYELQVSKPEVIVKEIDGAKMEPIERLIIDVPEDSMGAVMESLGTRKAEMVNMINSGSGQVRLEFLIPARGLIGYRTHFLTLTRGYGVMNHAFDSYGPLHGGQVGGRHQGVLISTENGNTTFYGMIGVEDRGTLFLEPGTEVYEGMIVGEHTRDNDIVVNICKEKQLTNVRSATKDDTVKMKTPRIFSLEQALEYLNDDEYCEITPKSVRLRKKILNKSERERAEKHRKMAQANL
- a CDS encoding YlaH-like family protein; amino-acid sequence: MQVWFAEHPLISYIIIFALVAYVYNKVFRVKQKMPLLKEVLLYLLMALGCGMLLIFQIDKLPIIQCLLVAVGLMLMVRIRYFVEDRQRKKNEGQPKTP
- a CDS encoding LCP family protein, producing MSTGQPNLPPRARSNAAGQKKKASSRKKRSPIATLARWFLIVCILVILGGAAYVGSLYLKAEDTILSTGNNNPVPPEKSASVKPLTMLILGTDYRPEHQTYLTDVVMVAAMNPETNTATLVSLPRDTSLQLKGYRSDRKLNSFYTTFRNLEKQGEAPAEERMKDMLGQYFDIPIDYVTVLDFQGFRDVVDALGGVDVNVQYNMCHKDSQDGTHINLKAGPQSLDGKEALDYVRYRKSMNCEVKTKESNDFDRNARQSEVLHSLIDQMKSFGGAVKAYKVLDAVGGNMTTDLENDQMKNIMKTYYDINKKDVRFVPITGQWRSPFVYINGDELQAAKQALQDELAGKHSKASEEAAENSASGS
- a CDS encoding PhoH family protein, producing the protein MKKIFVLDTNVLLHDPKAIFAFEEHEVIIPAVVLEEIDSKKRNADELGRNARSVSRLLDSLRQQGQLHDGVPLQHGGSLKVELNHRSFVKVQEMFSEATNDNRILAVALNYKLEEDEKAAPRSVVLVSKDVLVRIKADVLGLTAEDYLSDRTADPSELYGGHCTLKVHPSVIDEFYSYRYLPISQLGLSYSLNPHEFVILKDEMGSGKSALLKVDAEAARLEPLYLSNDPVWGISARNVQQRMALELLLHDDIPLVTITGKAGTGKTLLALAAGLCKVEDDHKYKKLLIARPVVPMGKDIGYLPGEKDEKLRPWMQPIYDNLEFLFDTKKSGDIDKILMGLGSIQVEALTYIRGRSIPSQFIIIDEAQNLTRHEVKTIISRAGEGSKVILMGDPEQIDHPYLDAVSNGLSYVVDTFKKEGLSGHITLTKGERSKLAQLAADLL
- a CDS encoding type 2 periplasmic-binding domain-containing protein, with amino-acid sequence MRRRKYGFLFAVLLLSLTSLSPSFDITPSGVRELPGEALLPADPSPGLEKPDPGPITVGVSMGEKELTQLNQWNEQFMELNSIEVNIENMEDWDEGSMTERLRLGEGPDILLLDSHYIKPLAIKGLLFPLEAVPSGIPESALPAGLLPLLQWNGYQWGIPLDADPYVMVYEAGKEPPEPAAYREQRSPLFSIDPADPYAFAAAVFAAGGNPEQPGEEETAKLDIPSFSKLLLQESTEEYQKRIAEGSAELAPLRIAAASDVNQDWPEGYEVMLLAPDNSGFAPVIQSRSFALTGGRETSSTALTWVGAMTQAAARSDEWLSVTGRYSLLSSGTVMDDSAITPLPAPLAFESLDTYLQQGASAQLTFGEPEGFPVYESSIQQLLSE
- a CDS encoding DUF2626 family protein: MARMFRVLGFFTLTIGLMAFAGELVEMALLFFLQTAFFVILGYLKFTERTYITLFWAYMLVTFTGFSYWTIFHMGMPL